The DNA segment GCCGGAGGCGGCGAGATTCTTCAGGCCCTGACCCAGATGAGGGAGATGACCGGCTCGGTTCAGGGTGGATCGGGGGAGATGAAATCGGGGAACGACCAGATGCTCACGGCCATGCGGAACGTGAGCGAGATCACCCTGCGCTCCCGCGACGCCATGGATACGATCATTGCCAGCGTGGAGCAGATCAGTGCCGCCATCGGCGATATCTCCAGCGTGAGCGATGTAAACCATTCCCAGATCGAGGAGATCCTCCGGGCCACGGGCGAACTCAAGCTGGCATCGCGGGACACCCTGGCACCGGGGAACACTCCGACATCGGAAGAAGCGTCACCGGACTAGGGGTCCTTCCTCTTGCGCCGCCGGAGGCGGCGGCGCAGCTGCACCGATATTTGCCGAAACTGAGACTGAAGCCGATCCCGCAACAGGGCCTGGTCCGCCTCGCCCTCTCCTTTGGCCGGATCAGCATCACGGCTCCTGGCATTGGCAATCAACGTGGAGATCCCTTCATCGGCAGACAGAAGGAACCGGTCAAGCTTGGCAAGAATCGTCTCACTGGGGGCCTCTTCAGCTGAGACGGGCGGTTCATCGTAGTGGGCAAACTCGTATTCGATAAAGTCGTCCCGGATCTCCCCCACCCACCGCCGATGAAGATCAGTCTGGATCGCCTTCAGCGCGTAGGCCAGACGCCCCTCCTTCTCAAGACGCCGCACGCTTACGTCGGCCCAAACCGAGGAGAGAAACTCCAGGGGCCGGTACTTCACGGCGGCTTTCCCGAAGGCGTGATCTTCCCCCAGACGAATGGTCTCATCAAAGCCCCCGACGCGCCGAAACAGGCGGCGGCTCGCGATGAGACAGAACCCCGAGGAACGGGGCTCTGTCCGCAGGGTCAGGCGGGTTATGGTCGAGGCAAAGCTGAAAAGAAGCTTGTCCAGAGAGACCTCCGAGAGAGGCCGAATCTCGCAAGTGGCGAAATCAATAAAACGTCGCTCTATCTCTTCGTGGGCATTCCGCAAAAACCCCAGAGGAAGTCGCACATCGGCATCGATGAAGAAAAAGAACTCTCCTCTGGCAACAGCTGCTCCGGCGTTGCGGCCTGCCCCGGGCATCCCTCCGGAAACAACCCGGCAGTTCCGGCTCAGGGCACACTCCACCGTTCCATCGGTGGACCCGGCGTCGGCCACAATCACCTCGTAATCGGAAAAATCCTGTTTCTCCAGGCTGTCCAGCAGAACAGGAAGATAGCGGCCCTCGTTCAGGGCGGGAACGATCACACTGATCGCGGGAGACACGGCGGGCGGCAAGGGCGTCATGAGGGCAGATCCGTGCCAAGCTCTGCCCGGGCCAGAGGGAGGGCAAAGCGGTCAGAAAAGGCGATGATATTCCAGATGCGACAGTCTTCAAAGGCTTCTTCGCCGTAGAGCCTCCGATCCTTGTTGCGGTAGAGCCCAAAGATCTTGCGGTACCCGGCGCGGCGCAGCAGATCCAGAAGCTCCCTGCGGTCGTAGCCGGCGTGGGCGGTGTTGACACAGGAATATTCCATCACCACCGCCGGAGCGGCGTCCCGAAGCGTTTCCAGAGCTCCTTCCAGGACATCTCTCTCGGCCCCCTCCACGTCAATCTTCACCACATCAGGCGGAGGCAGGGGGGGCTCCGGCACAGAGGGAAGCGCTTCCTTCAGGACCCCCGCGAGAGCCTGGCGAAACGGGTCCGTCTGATCCGATTCTGCGGTTCCGGTCCCCCGGGTATCCTTTTGGCACACTCCTGTGAGCCCATCCAGAGCCAGGACTGTCACCTCTTCCGTCCCCGTCACGGCAAGACCATACCGTTGGAGATCCTCCCGAGAGCGCTCGTGAAGAGAAGAAAAGGTGTCATCGCTGTAAACATCCAGCACAGCTCTCCCCGGCTGGCGTCCCAGCGCGCAGGGAAGGAGGGTGAATGCCTGAAGATCTGCCTGACGGGATACCCGCTGGAGCAACCGCTCCCGGGCTGCCCGGCCCGGCTCAAAGGCGATCACTTTGTGGGGTTTTCGGGCAAAGGGAAGCGTAAGCTCACCGTCGTTGGCACCGATATCGTAGATCACCGCCCTCCCCGAAGGCACAGCCCCCA comes from the Alkalispirochaeta americana genome and includes:
- a CDS encoding methyl-accepting chemotaxis protein is translated as AGGGEILQALTQMREMTGSVQGGSGEMKSGNDQMLTAMRNVSEITLRSRDAMDTIIASVEQISAAIGDISSVSDVNHSQIEEILRATGELKLASRDTLAPGNTPTSEEASPD
- a CDS encoding glycosyltransferase, with protein sequence MTPLPPAVSPAISVIVPALNEGRYLPVLLDSLEKQDFSDYEVIVADAGSTDGTVECALSRNCRVVSGGMPGAGRNAGAAVARGEFFFFIDADVRLPLGFLRNAHEEIERRFIDFATCEIRPLSEVSLDKLLFSFASTITRLTLRTEPRSSGFCLIASRRLFRRVGGFDETIRLGEDHAFGKAAVKYRPLEFLSSVWADVSVRRLEKEGRLAYALKAIQTDLHRRWVGEIRDDFIEYEFAHYDEPPVSAEEAPSETILAKLDRFLLSADEGISTLIANARSRDADPAKGEGEADQALLRDRLQSQFRQISVQLRRRLRRRKRKDP
- a CDS encoding FkbM family methyltransferase, yielding MKSSNGEQAGIDGYDDIHENLRYWMNELVGAVPSGRAVIYDIGANDGELTLPFARKPHKVIAFEPGRAARERLLQRVSRQADLQAFTLLPCALGRQPGRAVLDVYSDDTFSSLHERSREDLQRYGLAVTGTEEVTVLALDGLTGVCQKDTRGTGTAESDQTDPFRQALAGVLKEALPSVPEPPLPPPDVVKIDVEGAERDVLEGALETLRDAAPAVVMEYSCVNTAHAGYDRRELLDLLRRAGYRKIFGLYRNKDRRLYGEEAFEDCRIWNIIAFSDRFALPLARAELGTDLPS